In Azospirillum thermophilum, the genomic stretch GGCTGCCGGTAGCCGGGCTGCCGGCTGTCAGGTCAGCGACCATCGGACGGGCGGCCATGGCTCAGCTCTCCTGGTACAGCCAGTTGCGCAGGATCGACACGGCTTCCTCGGGATGCTTGTCCACGATCTCGCCGACCTTGCGCAGGGAGGAGGCGCGCACCCGCCCCTCGACCCGGTTGATGTCGATCATCTGCTCCAGCTCCTCGTCGGCCTGGGCGGCTTCCAGCGCCAGATCCTGGCGAGCGCGCCGGTGGGGGCGGCCAGCGCCGCCGGCAGGTTGCCCTGGTCGGTCAGCAGGCGGTCCATCTCGTCCTCCTCCTGCATCTCGGCCTTCTCGAAGGCGCGGGAGATGAGGGGGCGGATGACCAGCAGGATGATGAGGACCGCGACGATGCCCAGGACGACCATCTCCGCGATGCGGAAGACGTCGTCCTTGGTCAGGCCCATGAACAGCTCTTCGGGCTTCTGGATGTCGTCCTCGGGCGACCAGAAGCGCATGTTGATCACTTCCAGCGAGTCGCCGCGCACCGCGTCGAGGCCGACGGCGCTGCGCACCAGCGCCTTGATGCTCTCGATCTCCTGCTCCGACCGGGGCTGGTAGGCGGGCGGCGCCTCCTTCGACAGCTGATAGGTGCCGTCGACCAGCACGGCGACCGACAGGCGGCGGACCTGCCCGGTCTCGCGCACATGGTTCTTGGTCGTCCTGCTGATCTCGTAGTTGATCGTCTCCTCGTTGCGCGCGGACTTGTTCGAGGAGAGCGGGCCGGCGTTGTTGCCGGACTGGGAGGTCGGCAGGTTCTGGTCGACGGTGACCGGCTGCAGCGGATCGCGGTCGGCGCTCTCGCTGTTTTCGTTCACCGTCTGGGTGGAGCGCACCACCTGGCTTTCCGGATCGAAGATCTCCGACTGGGTGGTGATGCGGTCGAAGTCGAGGTCGGCCGACACCTCCGCCCGCACCTTGCCGTAGCCGAGCGTGCGGCCCAGCAGATCCTCGATCGTGCGGGCCAGCCGGTTCTCGTAGGCGAGCTTCTTCTCCTCCGCCGAGGCCATCATGGCTTCCGGCGTGTCGGTGCCGGTGCCGCGGGCGAGCAGCTTGCCCTTGTCGTCGACGATGGAGATGCGGCCGGGGTCGAGGTTGGGGACCGAGGCGGCGATGAGCTGCTGGATCGCCTGGATGTTCTCGCGCGAGAGCTGGGCGCCCGGGCGCAGCTTCACGAACACGCTGGCGGTGGCCGGGTTCTGCTGGCGGGCGAACAGCTCGCGCTTGGGCAGCACGAGATGGACGCGGGCCTGCTGCACCCCGTTCAGCGTCTGCACCGTGCGCGCGATCTCGCCCTCCAGCGCGCGCAGGTGGTTGATGTTCTGCATGAAGCTGGTGGCGCCGAAGCCTTCGGACTTGTCGAAGATCTCGTAGCCGACCGAACCGCCCGACGGCAGCCCCTGGGCGGCCATGCGCATGCGCATCGGCCCGACCTGGTCGGCGGGAACGGTGATCTTCGTCCCGCTCTTGTCCACCGTGAAGGGGACCTTCGCCTCCTCCAGCTTCTTGGCGATGGCGGCGGCCTCGTTGGGCTGGAGTTCGGCGTAGAGAAGCTCCATCTCCGGCGAGGAGAGGCGGGTCGTCAGGTAGACGAAGAACCCGATCAGCAGAAGCCCGACGCCGCCGATCGCCGCGAGGCGGGCAGGTCCCAGGTTGCGCAAGGTCTGCAGCAGGTTGTTCACGCGCCAATCCCCGATCGGAATCAACCCCCGGTGCCGGGCGGTCCGGGCGGCTCCCGCATCCGCGAAGGCAAAGTGCAAGAACCGCGCCGAGGTCTGTATCGTGGGCCATGCTGCGCGGTCTTGATGAAGAGACGGTTAATTCCTGGGCAGTTTTTGCCCAGCGCCCGGCAAAATATGCCTAGCGGCGCGCGGCTTCGGGCCGTCCGCCTGCAACCATGCGGATTCGAAAGGAATTGGCGGGAAATTGTCACCGATTTCGCAACGGATATGGAATTCGGGTCGCCCGGACTTCACCAAAAGAGGTAGTCGGCACAGCGGCGGTTGACGTGGCGCCCTCCAGGTCATAGCTGAGTTGTAATTCCGTGACGCGGTCGACCGATTTCTTCCAGAACCCGAGGGGTTCTGTGCTTTCGGGGATCACGTGCCGGCGGATCGCCATTTCTGTTGTGCCTGTCACCGAGAGTAAGGGGGACGCTGTGAAACGACGCGGCCGCGAAAAGAAGGAAGGCCTCAACGAGGTCGATGTGTTCGTCGGGCAGAGGCTGCGCGAACTGCGCATGCTGGCGGGGTTGAGCCAGAGCGACGTGGCCGCGGCCCTGGGGCTGACGTTCCAGCAGTTGCAGAAGTACGAGCGCGGGTTCAACCGGGTGTCCGCCAGCCGCCTGTACAAGCTGGCGCAGTTCTTCCGGGTGCCGGTGTCCGTCTTCTTCGACGGGCTGGAGGAGCAGCGCAGCGCAGCCGGCAACCCGGAGGCCGGCGCCCAGCCCGAGGAGACGGAAGGCACGCTGCGCTCGCGCGAGGCGCTGATGCTGGCCCGCTATTTCCAGAGCATCCGCGATCCGGACGTGCGCGGCGCCATCCGCGAGCTGGCCGAGCGCTGCGCCGCCCAGTCGGACGGTACCGACGGGGACGGCGAGGGCCAGGGCCAGGGCGGCGGTTCCCGCGGCATGCGCGGCCGGGGCGGACGGCGCGGCGCCGGTCAGGCGACCGCCGGCCACGCCTGAGCGGCGGACCGGCCCCGGGCGGGCTTGCGCGGCCGGCTGCCGACGGGTGGCGGGTGGTGGTCAGCGGGCGGTCCGGCGCCTCGTGCCCCCGCGTCCCTTCGCGGCCGGGCCCGGCAGGGCGGCCAGGTGCTTCAGCTCCTCGTAGCGTTCCATGAACAGGCTGTAGGCGCGCTCCGGCCCGACGGGGCGGATGGGGGCCGGGTGCGGATCGGGCAGGTGACCCCAGTCCATCCAGGCCGGCGGCAGCAGGTCGCGCAGTTCGGTCGCCATGGCGACGAGGTCGGCGGCCTTCACCTCCGGCAGGTCGGCGCGGTAGCCGAAGCGCCGCTGGAACGCGGCCTCCAGCGGGGCGAGCTTGCGCTTCACCTCCTCCCGGCCGAGATGGACCTTCAGCGGCGAGGGCCAGTCGCCCGAGATGGACTCGACGCAGTCGTGCCACAGCCCGTCATAGGCGAGCGCCTCCGGCACGAGGTGCGAGACCATCACGCTGTGCTCGGCGACCGAATAGAACTGGCTGGTGGCGCCGCACCAGCGCGGCTGATAGGCCAGGGCCCGCGCCACATCCTCCACCGGCAGCCCGGTGGCGTCCGGACTGGCGAGGTCGAGCACGAAGCCCGAGGCCGTCAGGATCGCCGTCCGCCCGCTGGGCTTCATCAGCAGGTCGAGCTGGTAGGCGGTGGGCATGCTTGCGACGACTCCAGGACCGTGGGATGCCGGACGGCGGAGTTCCCCTCGGCCCCGGCGACCACCCCTGTGTGCAGGGCGGCGCGGCCCAGGCGCAACCGCAATTCCGGCGGGGCAGCCTTTCGGCCCGGCGCGGGTCCCCGGTCCGGCCGCCCTCAGCCGTCCGCGCCGGTGACCGAGTCCGGGTCGCAGACCAGCCGGTTGGTCTGCTCGATCGTGGTTTCCAGCAGCGGGACCAGCGCCGCCACCCGGTCGGCGTCGGTGTAATGGTCGTTGAGCGCGCGGGCGACGGCTGCCAGCCGCGGCGTACCGAAATTGGCGGCCAGCCCGGCCAGCGTGTGGGCCGCCTGCTTCAGGTCGCGCGGGCGGTTGCCCAGAACGGCGGCGCGCACCGCCGACAGCTCCCGGCTGGCGGTTTCCGGCAGGAGCCGCAGCATGCCGTCCAGGCTCTCAGCCCCCAGGGCCAGCCGCAGTTCCGCCAGCTTCACCCGGTCGACCAGCGGCAGCCGGGCGAAGATGTCCTGCTCCGGCGCCGGCCGGCCGGCCGCCGGGACGGCGCGGCGCTCCCGCGGGCGGGAGGCGAGGTCGAGCACCACGGAGTTGAGCTGGTCCCAGTCGATCGGCTTGGTCAGATAGGCGTCGAGCCCGGCGGCGAGGTGGCCGTCGCGGTGTTCCGGCAGGGCATCGGCCGAGATGCCGACGATGGGCAGCAGCGATATCGGCCCGGCCATGCGGCGGATGGTGCGGGCGGTGGTCCGGCCGTCCATCACCGGCATTTCCATGTCCAGCAGCAGCAGGTCGAACTCGCCGGTCTGCAGAGCGTCGATCACGGCGCGGCCGTCGGCCACCGCCTCCACCCGATGGCCGATCCGTTCCAGCATGGCGGTGATCAGCATGCGGTTGACGTCGTTGTCCTCCGCCAGCAGCAGCCGCAGCGACACCGGCGAGGCCGGGGTCGGATCGATCGCCGGGACGGAGCCCTCCATCCGCTGCCGCATCGCCTGCTCGGCGGCGGGCGGCGATTCGCAATGGCGAACCCGGATCGAGAAGCGGAAGGTGGAGCCCTTGCCGGGGCTGCTGGCGGCGGCGATCTCGCCGCCCATCGCCTCGACCAGCCGCTTGCAGATGGACAGGCCGAGCCCGGTGCCGCCGTATTTGCGGGTGGTCGAGGCGTCGGCCTGCACGAAGGCGTCGAACAGGCGGGTGCGCTGCTCGTCGGTCATGCCGATGCCGGTGTCCATCACCTCGAAGCGCAGGGTGATGCCGTCGTCGTCCTCGGCGGCCATCCAGGCGGCGATCTCGATCCCGCCATGGTCGGTGAACTTGATGGCGTTGGAGACGAGGTTGAACAGCACCTGGCGCAGCCGGGTCGGGTCGCCGCGGACATGGCGCGGCGTGTCGTCGGCGATGGAGGCGCTGAGCGCCAGCCCCTTCGCCGCCGACCGCACGAGGAAGAGCTGGACCACGTCCTCCACCACCCGGTGGAGCGAGAAGTCGATCTCCTCCAGGACGAGCTGCCCGGCCTCGATCTTCGAGAAGTCCAGGACGTCGTTCAGGATGGTCAGCAGCGTGTCCGCCGAGGAGCGCAGGGTCTTGACGAAGGTCTTCTGCTGGTCGGTCAGGGGCGTGCCGATCAGCAGGTCGCCCATGCCGATCACCGCGGTCATCGGGTGCGCAGCTCGTGGCTCATCATCGCGAGGAAGCGCGACTTGGCGCGGCTGGCATTCTCCGCCGTCACGCGCGCCTCCTCCGCCTCCTCGCGGGCGCGGTCCAGATCCTCGGCCAGCGCGAAGGTCTCCGCCGCCAGCTTGGTGAGCTGTTCCTGGGTGTTGCGCAGCTCCTGCTCCGACTGGCGGCGGCGGGTGACGTCGGTGCAGGAGGCGACGAACCAGCGCACCGACCCGTCCGGGCCGGGAATCGGGCGCAGCGACACCGCGTTCCAGAAGGGCGTGCCGTCCTTGCGGTAGTTCAGCACCTCGACCGCGGTCGGCCGCCCCTCGGCGATGGCGGCGCGCAGCTCCTCCACCGTGGCGCGGTCGGTGCCGGGACCCTGCAGGAAGCGGCAGTTCCGGCCCAGCATCTCCCCGGCGCCGTAGCCC encodes the following:
- a CDS encoding helix-turn-helix domain-containing protein encodes the protein MKRRGREKKEGLNEVDVFVGQRLRELRMLAGLSQSDVAAALGLTFQQLQKYERGFNRVSASRLYKLAQFFRVPVSVFFDGLEEQRSAAGNPEAGAQPEETEGTLRSREALMLARYFQSIRDPDVRGAIRELAERCAAQSDGTDGDGEGQGQGGGSRGMRGRGGRRGAGQATAGHA
- a CDS encoding PAS domain-containing protein, with the protein product MTASFPTSETADGGPAGLLPAEMLSLVVEASSAGIAVADPCQPDLPLVYCNPAFLEMTGYGAGEMLGRNCRFLQGPGTDRATVEELRAAIAEGRPTAVEVLNYRKDGTPFWNAVSLRPIPGPDGSVRWFVASCTDVTRRRQSEQELRNTQEQLTKLAAETFALAEDLDRAREEAEEARVTAENASRAKSRFLAMMSHELRTR
- the fliF gene encoding flagellar basal-body MS-ring/collar protein FliF, which gives rise to MNNLLQTLRNLGPARLAAIGGVGLLLIGFFVYLTTRLSSPEMELLYAELQPNEAAAIAKKLEEAKVPFTVDKSGTKITVPADQVGPMRMRMAAQGLPSGGSVGYEIFDKSEGFGATSFMQNINHLRALEGEIARTVQTLNGVQQARVHLVLPKRELFARQQNPATASVFVKLRPGAQLSRENIQAIQQLIAASVPNLDPGRISIVDDKGKLLARGTGTDTPEAMMASAEEKKLAYENRLARTIEDLLGRTLGYGKVRAEVSADLDFDRITTQSEIFDPESQVVRSTQTVNENSESADRDPLQPVTVDQNLPTSQSGNNAGPLSSNKSARNEETINYEISRTTKNHVRETGQVRRLSVAVLVDGTYQLSKEAPPAYQPRSEQEIESIKALVRSAVGLDAVRGDSLEVINMRFWSPEDDIQKPEELFMGLTKDDVFRIAEMVVLGIVAVLIILLVIRPLISRAFEKAEMQEEDEMDRLLTDQGNLPAALAAPTGALARIWRWKPPRPTRSWSR
- a CDS encoding hydrolase, with amino-acid sequence MPTAYQLDLLMKPSGRTAILTASGFVLDLASPDATGLPVEDVARALAYQPRWCGATSQFYSVAEHSVMVSHLVPEALAYDGLWHDCVESISGDWPSPLKVHLGREEVKRKLAPLEAAFQRRFGYRADLPEVKAADLVAMATELRDLLPPAWMDWGHLPDPHPAPIRPVGPERAYSLFMERYEELKHLAALPGPAAKGRGGTRRRTAR
- a CDS encoding ATP-binding protein gives rise to the protein MTAVIGMGDLLIGTPLTDQQKTFVKTLRSSADTLLTILNDVLDFSKIEAGQLVLEEIDFSLHRVVEDVVQLFLVRSAAKGLALSASIADDTPRHVRGDPTRLRQVLFNLVSNAIKFTDHGGIEIAAWMAAEDDDGITLRFEVMDTGIGMTDEQRTRLFDAFVQADASTTRKYGGTGLGLSICKRLVEAMGGEIAAASSPGKGSTFRFSIRVRHCESPPAAEQAMRQRMEGSVPAIDPTPASPVSLRLLLAEDNDVNRMLITAMLERIGHRVEAVADGRAVIDALQTGEFDLLLLDMEMPVMDGRTTARTIRRMAGPISLLPIVGISADALPEHRDGHLAAGLDAYLTKPIDWDQLNSVVLDLASRPRERRAVPAAGRPAPEQDIFARLPLVDRVKLAELRLALGAESLDGMLRLLPETASRELSAVRAAVLGNRPRDLKQAAHTLAGLAANFGTPRLAAVARALNDHYTDADRVAALVPLLETTIEQTNRLVCDPDSVTGADG